The stretch of DNA AGCGGATGGCCGGATTGGCGGAACCGCGCTGGACGAACGGGAGATCCTCGGATTCGAGGGTTCGGAGTGTGACACGCTCGCCGCTCGTGATTCGTGGGCCGGGCATGATTCGACAGCGATCGCACAGCGTATAGCGCTTTTCGGTGGCTGCTCATCGATTCGGGTTGGTCGTCGAGATCAGCGGATCGCGGTTGGGTCGACGATGGTTCCCTCGGGCGCACTCTCGGTCGCGATCGCGACATCGCCGACGGTCCCAGCAGCCGGAAACACGACTGTCGCACCCGTAAGCAGCGGTGCGACGATGCCGGCCGCGACGGTTCCCGGGATGGTGAGCGACGCACGCACTACCACATCGTCACCGGCTGTCAGTCCTGTACGTTCGACGACGCGCTCGGCTGTATCGAGGAGTTCGGCGTGAGAAACCGACGATCCGTCGGCGGCGAGCACCGGGTCGTCGGCCGCGACCTCTGCCGGTGCGAGCGTCGGGTTTTCGCTCCAGACGTCGCGCTCGAAGTGTGCCGTTCCGGGGTCGTCGGGTGGATCGTCGTAGGCGACGCGCGTGCCGCCGGGTGGGAGTTCGAAGTCGTCGATCCTCTCGGCAGGGGCGACGACCGCACGAGCGTCGATCGATGTCGGCGGATCGAACCGCACGATGCCGCCGAGCGACGCCGTGCCGAGGACGGTGAGCACCGCTGCGGGCTGCCGTCCGGCGATCCCGACGGTTCGTCCGCGGCGGACCCCGAGGTGGCTGAGGAAGTTGCCCGTCTTCCACGTGTTCGTGAGCAGTCGGTGGTAGTCGTAGCTGTGGTCGGAGCCGTCCGGAGCGCGGAGCGCGGGGTGGTCGCTCCGTCGATCGCGCGCGAGCAGCCCGCGCAGCGTGTCCATAGCCTCGATTCGGTTGCACGGCCCAAAACCTCGCCGGCCGCGGCGGCGGTGCGGCCGCGGTCGCGGTGTGGCTGCGGTGGCGGTCGCGGTGTGGCTGCGGTGGCGGTCGCGGTGTGGCTGCGGTCCTCGGTGGATCGAGGGCGAGCGAGTGCAACGAGCGAGGGCTCGGGCGGTGCTGTGCGGTGGCGGTCACGGTGGCGGTTGCGGAGAGTGCCAGTGATCTCACCGCGAGCGAACGTCGTGAGCGAGCGGGAGTTTTTAGCGTAGCTTTTTGCAAGGGGTTGAGCGCGCCGAAGGCGCGCGAACCCCCGCAGTAAAAAGGTACAGGTTGCTACTGGTCGATGATCTCGCCGACCGCGAAGTTCGACTTGACTTCCGTGACTTCGACCTTGACGCGCTCGCCGATCTCTGCACCGGGCACGATGATGACGTAGCCCCGCTCGACGCGTGCGATCCCGTCGCCCTGCTTGCCGATGTCTTCGACCTCGACGTAGCGCATCTCGCCGATGTCGACCGGCGGCTGGGGCTCCGAGGACGGCCGGCTTGATCCCGAGTGCGACCCGCTCGACCCCGCACTACTCGATTCGTCGTCAGTGCGCTCGCGCGAGACGAGCGCCACGCGGTAGACGTCGCCCGCCTCGACCGAGCCGGTGTCGATCTCGCGGCGCGGTACCTCGACGGTGTAGGTGTCGTCGTCTTCCGCAGTGACCTCGGCGTTGAACAGACACAAGAGCTTGTCAGAGATTTCCATCGGTAGGCCTCTGTTTGCGCCCGTTGGTGGCGAGCGGTAAAGAACTACCGCACGAACGCTCGTCCGGCACGGCTGTCACCGATCACGGTCGATCACGACCGCCAACTCCTGCCCATCGAATCTCCGAAACCGATTACCTCGCTGTACCACTCTCGCTCACGAGCGCCCCGACCAGGCTGATCGTGGGCGTCCAGTGGAGTCATCACGCGACGAAAATCGGCCGACAGCGGCCGAATTACCCTGGTGTACCAAATCCGCTTTAGGAGGACGTCCCGTTCGTGCATTCATGGCAGCCAGCAGCGCGACGCCCGACCTCAGTCGAAAACAGCACCGGATCCTCGAGTACCTCCGCGAGAACGCCGGCACCCGGACGTACTTCAAATCCCGACTGATCGGCGACGAACTCGACCTCTCGGCGAAGGAGGTCGGCACGAACATGACCGCCATCCAGAACGGTGAGTGTTCGCTCTCGGTCGAGAAGTGGGGGTACTCCTCGTCGACGACGTGGAAGGTCACCGCCTGAAAGCCCTCGGAACTGCGAGGGCAAGCCCGCGCATCCGGCCTCGCTGTGCTCGGCCGGACGCCTGACGGCGGCTCCTCGCCCTTTTCATGTCCACCGGGGGAGCAGAGCTCTCCCGAGCCCTGCCTCGTGGTCCGAAAGACGCGAAGCGTCTTTCGTCATTGCAGGAAATCGGTGATTTCCTGCAAGCAGTCAGATTCCGTCGGAATCTGACGACATCACGAAACGGCTTCTTGGCGCGGCTTCGCCNATTGCAGGAAATCGGTGATTTCCTGCAAGCAGTCAGATTCCGTCGGAATCTGACGACATCACGAAACGGCTTCTTGGCGCGGCTTCGCCACGCCAACGGTTCGAGGCGCGTAGCGCCTCGCTATCGCCGTTTCGAACGACTTCGCTCGGCAGGACACCAGGCCCGCATTGCGCGACCCGCGCTGTCGCGTCTGCTCACGGGCGCTTCGTGCCCGTTCGCACGGGCCGAGGCGNTCGAACGACTTCGCTCGGCAGGACACCAGGCCCGCATTGCGCGACCCGCGCTGTCGCGTCTGCTCACGGGCGCTTCGTGCCCGTTCGCACGGGCCGAGGCGTACGCGCCTCGTGGCGGCACGCGCTGAGGCCCTGCCCTTCCCCATGTTCGCGCGCCCGGCGCTGTCGCGCCGGTCCGCGCTCACGGCCACCGCCCCGCATCCGCTTCCCGCTTGCACAACACTACACCGCCCCGCATCCGCCACCTCCGCCACCGCCCTCGCTACCGCACCGCCCCACCTCCGCCACCGCACAGCACCGCTCCCCGTGTGCCCGTCGCCACCTTATGATCGCACGACTGGAGACGGACGAGCGCGCAAGATTGATACCCTCGGCCGGAATCGGATCGTAGTATGCCCGGTCCCACATTCCTCGAAGGCGATCGCATCACGCTTCGAACGGTCGAAGAGGAGGACCTCGATTTCCTCCAGCGTGATGTCAACGATCCCGACGTCTGGCGATCGCTCGGTGCGGTATCGCCGGTGAACGCCGAACAGGAGCGCGAGTGGTTCGAGGAGCGGAGCGAGGGTGACGGCATCTCGCTACTCATCTGCGACGACGAGGAACCAGTCGGGTCGATCGGACTCTCCGGGATCAACGAGACGTGGGGCCACGCCGAGGTGGGATACTGGGTGACGCCAGACGCGTGGGGTGAGGGCTACGCGACCGCGGCTACCGAGCTCCTCGTCGGCTACGCGTTCGACCAGCGCCGACTCAACAAGCTCGTCGCCAACGCCTTCGACTTCAACGCGGGTTCGCGGCGCGTCCTCGAAAAGGCCGGATTCGCAGAAGAGGGCGTCCGCCGGGAGGAAGCGTTTATCGACGGCGAATTCGTCGATATTCACCGATACGGACTGCTGGCTCGCGAGTGGCGAGCGGACGACTGACGATCTGCTACGAATCGGAATCGTACCGTTCTGGTGGGGCTGTACCGTCCGATTTCACTGGCCAGCCCAATCGTGTCGCTACCTCGTGAAAGGATTCACCACCGACCGGTCGATCGAACGTTGGCGTGGGTAGCCGATGGCGCTGCTGAGGACGTGTTCGCTGCGATCGTAAAACGACCGGAATCGGTTCAGACGACCGCGTTCCAGACCGGAGCGACCACGAAGAAGACGCTGAGAAAGGCCGCGTACAGGAGTACGAGCACCGAGGCGGCGATGGCTCCGTTCGGTCGACTGAGGTTGCGGTCGTTGCGTGCCTCGACACGGAGTGCTTCGAGTTCGAAGAAGTCCGTGATGAACATCCCGACCACGAGGACCGAGAGAACGATGCCCGAGTGAACCTCGACCGTCGTGAGGTAAAACGACGCGAGGATCAGCAGGATCGTCGAGGCGACGTGGGCCGGGTGCTGACCGATGGCGTCCGCACCCTGCTCGCGCGCATCACTGACGTTCGATCGGTGGGCGATCGCGCGCGTGACGATGTTGACGATCACGAGGATCAAGAGAACGTACAGGATGAGCGGGTTGTCACCGCTCCCGAGGACCGCGTCGATCGGCCCGAACAGCGAGAGGGGTTGCATGATCGGCTTTCCGACGGGATCGCATTAGAGCCTTTCCCATTTCTCGCCGCTCACACACGGTGCGGGGACGCGAGCCGGAGCGTTCCGTCGAGCGTGATCCGGACCGGGCTCCCCGACCTGACACGCCCGAGCGAACACCCGTCGACGAACAGCTCCACATCGGCGTCGTCGCGCTCGACGGTGAGCGACACGCCCGCCAACGGGACCACCCAGTGATCGGGATCGGTCGCGAACGGCGAGATCGGTACCACCGCACCCACGTCGGTGCCGTCGACGACCACCGGTCCGCCGGCAGCGCGCGCGTAGCCGTGGCTCCCGACGGGCGTCGCCACCACCACGCCGTCGGCACGGAACCTCGCGAACGGTGTTCTATTTCCGTCATTCTCCGCATCGTGGCCGCGCACCTCGGTACCGGCGGCGACCGCGAACTCCGAGATGCTCGCGGGCGCGGCAGTCACCAGGGCGACATCACGTAACGCTCGCCCGTTCGTGGTCGGCGTGTCGACTGCCACCACCGGTCGTTCGCGGATCGGATACTCTCCGGCAAGGAACCGTTCGATCCCATCCGGATCGTCGCCGCTGGCGAGCGATGGGACCCTATCGACATCGATCGGGAGGACGGGAACGCCGATGTCGGTGGCGACACACTCGCGGAGACCTCCATCGCCGACCGCAACGATCGCGTCAGGGTCGATGCCAGCGGTTTCGGTGCTGACGGTCTCGGTAGCGGCGGTCTCGGTGGCGTCGTGGACGCCGCCGCCGGCCGTATCGACCGCGTCGACGATTGCGGTTGCGTCGGTCTCGGGGGCGACGACACCGACGCTGGTCGACTCACGACGCCTCGCCGGCTCGCCATCGCTCATCGGTTCCCGTTGCGCACGGTGGGCCAAAAGACTGCGGGGTCGACGCGATCGGCCGAACCACGGTCGGCACACCGGCGTCGACATCACACCGTTCGCCCGCGCCGATTGGCCGCTTCCCGAACACTCAAGCGAGGGACGGAACGATCGGTAGCGCATGACTAACTGGATCGGCGACGTGTTCACCAGCGATGTCGGCTGGAATCATCTCGAAACCCTCGTCGACATCGGCGATCGGATGGCCGGAAGCGACGGCGAACGCCGCGCTGCGGAAGCGACTCGCGACGCGCTGGCGAACGTCGGCGCGCGGAACGCCCGTTTAGAGGAGTTCGACATCCAGGGATGGACCCGTGGCTCCGCGGCGATCGGTGCCGGCGACAGCAGCCGCGAGACCATCGCGCTTCCGCGGAGTCCGGCGGGCGAGGTCGCGGGTGAGTTCGTGGATCTCGGCTACGGCCTCCCGAGCGACTTCGAAGAGACTGACATCGAAGGAAAGGTCGTGATGGTCGCGTCGAACGTTCCCGGCCACTAC from Halococcus salifodinae DSM 8989 encodes:
- a CDS encoding GNAT family N-acetyltransferase, with amino-acid sequence MPGPTFLEGDRITLRTVEEEDLDFLQRDVNDPDVWRSLGAVSPVNAEQEREWFEERSEGDGISLLICDDEEPVGSIGLSGINETWGHAEVGYWVTPDAWGEGYATAATELLVGYAFDQRRLNKLVANAFDFNAGSRRVLEKAGFAEEGVRREEAFIDGEFVDIHRYGLLAREWRADD
- a CDS encoding DUF7313 family protein → MQPLSLFGPIDAVLGSGDNPLILYVLLILVIVNIVTRAIAHRSNVSDAREQGADAIGQHPAHVASTILLILASFYLTTVEVHSGIVLSVLVVGMFITDFFELEALRVEARNDRNLSRPNGAIAASVLVLLYAAFLSVFFVVAPVWNAVV
- a CDS encoding DUF7123 family protein → MAASSATPDLSRKQHRILEYLRENAGTRTYFKSRLIGDELDLSAKEVGTNMTAIQNGECSLSVEKWGYSSSTTWKVTA
- a CDS encoding TRAM domain-containing protein — encoded protein: MEISDKLLCLFNAEVTAEDDDTYTVEVPRREIDTGSVEAGDVYRVALVSRERTDDESSSAGSSGSHSGSSRPSSEPQPPVDIGEMRYVEVEDIGKQGDGIARVERGYVIIVPGAEIGERVKVEVTEVKSNFAVGEIIDQ
- a CDS encoding NAD(+)/NADH kinase, yielding MSDGEPARRRESTSVGVVAPETDATAIVDAVDTAGGGVHDATETAATETVSTETAGIDPDAIVAVGDGGLRECVATDIGVPVLPIDVDRVPSLASGDDPDGIERFLAGEYPIRERPVVAVDTPTTNGRALRDVALVTAAPASISEFAVAAGTEVRGHDAENDGNRTPFARFRADGVVVATPVGSHGYARAAGGPVVVDGTDVGAVVPISPFATDPDHWVVPLAGVSLTVERDDADVELFVDGCSLGRVRSGSPVRITLDGTLRLASPHRV